One genomic segment of Rhizobium sp. 11515TR includes these proteins:
- a CDS encoding class I SAM-dependent methyltransferase, with the protein MSNTSLFLRTLLTNPRMVGAIAPSGTMLANLITSEVDPSAGPVLELGPGTGVFTHALLSRGICERDITLIESAHGFASLLRQRFPDARVVCADAARLGTHNLPEGVRFGCAISGLPLLNMSPKTVIAILTAVSARLHEGGALYQFTYGVRCPVPRRLLDRFGFKATLHGRVLRNFPPARVYKIVRRRPLHYPAVVV; encoded by the coding sequence ATGTCAAACACGTCTCTATTTCTGCGAACTCTCTTGACCAACCCGCGCATGGTCGGTGCCATAGCGCCGTCCGGCACGATGCTGGCCAATCTGATTACAAGCGAAGTCGATCCTTCCGCGGGTCCGGTTTTGGAACTCGGCCCCGGAACGGGCGTGTTCACGCATGCCCTGCTTTCGCGCGGCATATGCGAGAGGGATATTACGCTGATTGAGTCTGCCCATGGCTTTGCCAGCCTGCTTCGACAGCGGTTTCCCGATGCTCGTGTCGTCTGCGCCGATGCCGCGCGGCTTGGCACTCACAACCTGCCGGAAGGCGTGCGGTTCGGCTGCGCGATCAGCGGATTGCCGCTGCTCAACATGTCGCCGAAGACAGTGATTGCCATTCTGACTGCGGTCTCGGCAAGGCTGCATGAGGGCGGGGCGCTCTATCAGTTCACCTATGGTGTCCGCTGTCCGGTGCCGCGTCGTTTGCTCGATCGGTTCGGCTTCAAGGCAACGCTGCACGGCCGGGTGTTGCGCAACTTCCCGCCCGCCAGGGTCTATAAGATCGTCCGGCGCAGGCCGCTTCATTATCCGGCTGTGGTCGTATGA
- a CDS encoding DedA family protein, with product MNGTSHLLDMLPDLAAWGLLGLALCSAIEKLVPVIPSAGMLLMLGMLGVVHLAALPIVIAITAGGSTAGSLFWYGMGRWLGPVRGDIFVLKVTRYLDIKEERFLRLKRSYRGNLIRVTFLGQLVPVVRAYMAFPAGVLAMPLPGFAIATFCGALMWNTPFLVSGYLLRRQIFAPDTAAPAAIAAIALVNFLVLALFRLRRPSRSAA from the coding sequence ATGAACGGTACCTCCCATCTGTTGGATATGCTGCCCGATCTGGCGGCATGGGGATTGCTTGGTCTTGCGCTATGTTCGGCGATCGAGAAGCTCGTCCCAGTCATACCATCCGCCGGCATGCTCTTGATGCTGGGTATGTTGGGTGTCGTCCATCTTGCGGCTCTACCCATCGTGATTGCCATTACCGCCGGTGGTTCAACGGCAGGCTCGTTGTTTTGGTATGGAATGGGCCGATGGCTGGGGCCGGTGCGTGGCGACATTTTCGTCCTGAAGGTGACCAGGTATCTGGATATTAAAGAAGAACGGTTTCTGCGTCTGAAGCGCAGTTATCGTGGCAATCTGATACGTGTCACGTTCCTCGGCCAGCTTGTGCCTGTTGTCAGGGCCTATATGGCATTTCCGGCAGGCGTGCTCGCCATGCCGCTGCCAGGCTTCGCCATCGCAACGTTCTGCGGCGCATTGATGTGGAATACGCCGTTTCTGGTATCGGGCTACTTGCTGCGGAGGCAGATATTTGCACCAGATACAGCAGCGCCTGCCGCTATTGCAGCAATCGCTTTGGTTAATTTTCTGGTGCTTGCTCTGTTCCGACTTCGCCGGCCAAGCCGCAGCGCGGCTTAG
- a CDS encoding DUF1127 domain-containing protein has translation MAHSQFIVAESLTATIDELYQKFGAWRTARALLFVAWKRRQIYEDVSGLSNYQLRDIGLPEREEGLDYRSLLALHVSRLK, from the coding sequence ATGGCTCATTCACAATTTATAGTTGCTGAGAGTTTGACGGCGACGATCGATGAACTTTACCAGAAATTCGGTGCCTGGAGGACTGCACGAGCCCTGCTGTTTGTCGCCTGGAAACGGCGGCAGATCTATGAGGATGTATCCGGATTATCGAATTATCAGCTTCGTGATATCGGCCTTCCCGAGCGTGAGGAAGGGTTGGATTATCGCAGCTTGCTGGCGTTGCATGTGAGCCGCCTTAAATGA
- a CDS encoding MFS transporter has product MASTSVAETTSRGMTREEKKVIFASSLGTVFEWYDFYLYGSLAAFIGTAFFSDYPEATRNIFALLAFAAGFLVRPFGALVFGRIGDLVGRKYTFLVTILIMGLSTFLVGVLPGSASWGIAAPVILIILRLLQGLALGGEYGGAATYVAEHAPDNKRGYYTSWIQTTATLGLFLSLIVILIVQNALGKEAFAAWGWRIPFLLSCLLLAISVWIRLSLSESPAFKKMKEEGKGSKAPLSEAFGQWKNAKIALIALLGLTAGQAVVWYAGQFYSLFFLQNVLKVDGQSVNIMIAIALLIGSGFFVFFGWLSDKIGRKPIIMAGLALAILTYFPLFKALTNAANPALAQAEQTIRATVTAAPGDCTFQFNPVGLTNQFNNSCDIATSFLSKSSVPYMIAEGPAGQPATVKIGDATITSYDAAAAGAGAAAKSAAFTHDMNLALQKAGFPLARDPVKVPDAKLDAFIAANPELGLNAATVRAGDKTVTPVADLVKAKLLTADQAGGATEMPVYTIANGGAFKMVADPSAINWPLTILILTILVIYVTMVYGPIAAILVEMFPTRIRYTGMSLPYHIGNGWFGGLLPATVFAMSAAKGDIYYGLWYPIAIAAMTLVIGLIFVRETKGVDLNTIK; this is encoded by the coding sequence ATGGCATCCACGTCCGTGGCCGAGACGACGAGTCGAGGCATGACCAGGGAGGAGAAGAAGGTCATCTTCGCCTCCTCCCTCGGAACCGTGTTCGAATGGTACGATTTCTATCTTTACGGTTCTCTGGCCGCCTTCATCGGCACGGCCTTCTTCAGCGACTATCCGGAAGCAACCCGCAATATCTTCGCGCTGCTCGCCTTTGCCGCAGGCTTCCTCGTCCGGCCGTTCGGCGCCCTCGTCTTCGGGCGCATCGGCGATCTTGTCGGACGTAAGTACACCTTCCTCGTCACGATCCTGATCATGGGTCTTTCGACCTTCCTGGTCGGCGTCCTTCCCGGATCGGCGAGCTGGGGCATCGCCGCGCCTGTCATCCTGATCATCCTTCGCCTGCTGCAGGGCCTTGCGCTTGGCGGCGAATATGGCGGCGCCGCCACCTACGTCGCCGAGCATGCGCCCGACAACAAACGCGGCTACTACACGTCGTGGATCCAGACAACGGCAACACTCGGCCTGTTCCTGTCGCTGATCGTCATCCTGATCGTGCAGAATGCGCTCGGCAAGGAGGCTTTCGCAGCCTGGGGCTGGCGTATTCCCTTCCTTCTCTCCTGCCTTCTGCTCGCCATCTCCGTCTGGATCCGGCTATCGCTCAGTGAATCGCCGGCCTTCAAGAAGATGAAGGAAGAGGGCAAGGGCTCCAAGGCACCGCTCTCCGAAGCCTTCGGCCAGTGGAAGAATGCCAAGATCGCCTTGATCGCGCTGCTCGGCCTCACCGCCGGCCAGGCGGTCGTCTGGTATGCCGGCCAGTTCTACTCGCTGTTCTTCCTGCAGAACGTGCTGAAGGTCGACGGCCAATCGGTCAACATCATGATCGCGATCGCGCTTCTGATCGGCAGCGGCTTCTTCGTGTTCTTCGGCTGGTTGTCCGACAAGATCGGCCGCAAGCCGATCATCATGGCGGGCCTTGCGCTGGCGATCCTCACCTATTTCCCGCTCTTCAAAGCATTGACCAATGCCGCAAATCCGGCGCTTGCCCAAGCGGAGCAAACCATTCGGGCGACGGTGACGGCTGCTCCTGGCGATTGCACTTTTCAGTTCAATCCGGTTGGCCTCACCAACCAGTTCAACAATTCATGTGATATCGCCACGTCCTTCCTGTCGAAGTCGTCCGTGCCCTACATGATCGCCGAAGGCCCAGCCGGACAGCCGGCAACCGTCAAGATCGGCGACGCGACCATAACCTCCTACGATGCGGCAGCGGCAGGTGCCGGTGCAGCGGCCAAGAGCGCGGCATTCACCCATGACATGAACCTTGCCCTGCAAAAGGCCGGTTTCCCGCTGGCGCGCGATCCTGTCAAGGTGCCGGATGCCAAGCTGGATGCCTTCATCGCCGCAAACCCGGAACTCGGGCTCAATGCGGCAACCGTGCGGGCGGGCGACAAGACGGTCACTCCGGTCGCGGATCTCGTCAAGGCGAAGCTTCTGACGGCGGATCAGGCTGGCGGCGCGACCGAGATGCCGGTCTACACCATCGCCAATGGGGGTGCCTTCAAGATGGTTGCCGATCCTTCGGCCATCAATTGGCCGCTGACCATCCTCATCCTGACTATCCTCGTCATCTACGTGACGATGGTCTATGGCCCGATCGCCGCAATCCTGGTTGAGATGTTCCCGACCCGCATCCGCTATACCGGCATGTCGTTGCCCTATCACATCGGCAACGGCTGGTTTGGCGGCCTGCTGCCGGCAACGGTCTTCGCCATGAGCGCCGCCAAGGGCGATATCTATTATGGCTTGTGGTATCCGATCGCGATCGCTGCGATGACCCTTGTCATCGGCCTCATCTTTGTTCGCGAAACCAAGGGCGTCGATCTGAACACCATCAAGTAA
- a CDS encoding response regulator transcription factor — MRILLLEDEPEMAAALSAALQARDAIVDHVSMLADAEEAAINLPYDAILLDRQVPDGDGLSIIPKLRAVGVNTPVIVLTARGDLDDRIGGLDTGADDYLVKPFAIEELLARLRAILRRPGELRTEVVNFGRLSYDFGCHDILIEGQRLELPRREVLVFEALARRLGRTVPRHALEEAVYGFSEDIQSNTLDAHISRLRRKLASVESGLEIHPVRGIGYLMRQQ; from the coding sequence TTGCGGATCTTGTTACTAGAAGACGAGCCGGAAATGGCAGCGGCGCTGAGCGCTGCGTTGCAGGCTCGCGATGCCATCGTCGATCATGTATCGATGCTGGCCGATGCCGAAGAGGCTGCGATAAATCTCCCTTACGATGCCATTCTCCTCGACCGGCAGGTTCCGGATGGCGACGGCTTGTCGATCATTCCGAAGCTGAGGGCTGTCGGCGTCAATACGCCCGTTATCGTGTTGACTGCACGCGGCGATCTCGACGATCGTATTGGCGGTCTTGATACCGGCGCCGACGATTATCTCGTCAAGCCTTTTGCCATAGAGGAGCTGCTGGCACGACTGCGGGCCATTCTGAGACGCCCCGGCGAGTTGCGGACCGAGGTGGTGAATTTCGGCAGGCTGTCCTATGACTTCGGCTGCCATGACATACTGATCGAAGGCCAACGGCTCGAATTGCCACGCCGGGAAGTTCTGGTCTTCGAGGCGCTTGCGCGCCGACTTGGCCGCACGGTGCCGCGTCATGCGCTCGAAGAGGCCGTCTACGGGTTCAGCGAAGATATCCAGTCGAATACGCTGGATGCGCATATCTCCCGTCTTCGCCGCAAGCTTGCCTCCGTGGAGTCCGGTCTGGAGATCCATCCCGTTCGCGGTATCGGTTATCTGATGAGACAGCAATGA
- a CDS encoding class I SAM-dependent methyltransferase, whose product MKQFQTALDGFSLVTSQSISEHTRSSGNNLTTDQIKEGEAELALILSLTQQAFEANAPVPGTMKALTERLQALKSKTTPLTWAHLASVAQGHPVSSFLLQDPLTRWSFEKPRGYSGDAYLLDFIYEHPAVAAQVAEASALGAEVYDFTRQAASAVAVRERREILAAHVDAVAEATDGAEILAIAAGHLREAELSKALQSGRLKRWVALDQDPVSVGAVSSAFHDSCIEAINGSVRTILGRAQKLGTFDFIYAAGLYDYLAESVAVRLTERCLQMLKPGGKFLLANFAKDIGVEGYMETFMNWPLIWRTDEDVQSIIDKVKHPIADVSLTRGENGGVIYAVLTV is encoded by the coding sequence TTGAAACAATTTCAAACCGCTCTTGATGGCTTCAGCCTCGTTACCTCCCAGTCCATCTCGGAACATACGAGATCGTCCGGTAACAACCTTACAACCGACCAAATTAAGGAGGGCGAGGCCGAACTCGCCCTCATTCTCTCCCTTACGCAGCAGGCCTTCGAAGCAAACGCACCCGTTCCAGGCACGATGAAGGCCTTGACCGAGCGTTTGCAGGCGCTGAAAAGCAAGACGACACCCCTGACATGGGCCCATTTGGCCTCGGTTGCGCAGGGTCATCCCGTGTCGTCCTTCCTGCTGCAGGACCCTTTGACGCGATGGTCCTTCGAAAAGCCGCGCGGCTATAGCGGGGATGCCTATCTGCTGGATTTCATTTACGAACATCCAGCCGTTGCTGCACAGGTGGCGGAAGCTTCGGCGCTGGGCGCAGAAGTTTACGATTTCACCCGGCAGGCAGCATCCGCCGTCGCCGTGCGCGAAAGGCGCGAGATCCTGGCAGCGCATGTCGATGCGGTGGCGGAGGCGACGGATGGCGCCGAGATCCTGGCGATCGCGGCCGGCCATCTTCGCGAAGCGGAGCTGTCTAAGGCTCTGCAGAGCGGCAGGCTCAAACGCTGGGTCGCACTTGATCAGGATCCGGTCAGCGTCGGGGCGGTGAGCTCGGCCTTCCATGACAGCTGCATCGAAGCGATCAACGGCTCCGTCCGCACCATTCTGGGGCGCGCGCAGAAGCTTGGTACGTTCGACTTCATCTATGCAGCAGGCCTTTACGACTATCTGGCCGAAAGCGTAGCTGTGCGTCTGACGGAACGCTGCCTGCAGATGCTGAAGCCCGGCGGCAAGTTCCTGCTTGCAAACTTCGCCAAGGATATCGGTGTCGAAGGTTATATGGAGACCTTCATGAATTGGCCGCTGATCTGGCGAACGGACGAGGATGTCCAGTCGATCATCGACAAGGTCAAACACCCGATCGCCGATGTTTCCCTTACACGCGGCGAGAATGGCGGCGTCATATATGCCGTTCTGACCGTATAG
- a CDS encoding DUF4070 domain-containing protein, with translation MAHIVIINPRFETSYWGMEHALPLFDVKANLPVACLPLLAALTPAEHTVTLMDENIEPIDYALCEKADIVALTGMIVQRFRMTEILTELKRRNCFTVVGGPWVTVKEDYFGNLVDVSFIGEAEETWPKFLAEWQEGHYARRYEQADKTDMSKVPVPRFDLLKMDEYAVGSIQFSRGCPFTCDFCDIIVVFGRKPRIKTSTQVIAEMEALLASGMDTAFIVDDNLIGNKKAIKEVLRDVVAWQERHHYPMTFLTEASIDLADDAELMQLMVDANIRVVFIGIETPNEEALRETKKLQNLRKGGTMLEKIHTIQQTGMEVWCGMILGFDSDDATIFDAQRVFIKDARIVNAMIGMLAAIPKTPLYTRLAKEGRLDHDDPPAYGTNVIPLNLSRETLRDGYLSVLSDLHEPAAYFDRLDALYIDAGIEPESTRLRHLRRHPLRLLVLNATWAFEAVGIFLRLMRRVKEADLRAAYRARLFNLLRHRRSPVVLQIYAIKCAMHYHAHIMVQQMRSGGGIVNSF, from the coding sequence ATGGCTCATATCGTCATCATCAATCCGCGTTTCGAAACCTCCTACTGGGGCATGGAGCACGCTCTGCCGCTGTTCGACGTGAAGGCCAACCTTCCGGTGGCCTGCCTGCCTTTGCTGGCGGCGCTGACGCCGGCCGAGCATACCGTCACTCTGATGGACGAGAATATCGAGCCGATAGACTACGCCCTTTGCGAGAAGGCCGATATCGTTGCGCTGACGGGCATGATCGTCCAGCGCTTCCGAATGACCGAAATCCTGACCGAACTCAAACGGCGCAACTGTTTCACCGTCGTCGGCGGACCTTGGGTTACGGTCAAGGAGGATTATTTCGGCAATCTCGTCGATGTCTCCTTCATCGGCGAGGCGGAAGAGACCTGGCCGAAATTCCTGGCTGAATGGCAGGAGGGTCATTATGCGCGACGCTACGAACAGGCCGACAAGACGGATATGAGCAAGGTGCCCGTGCCGCGCTTCGATCTCCTGAAGATGGATGAATATGCTGTCGGCAGCATCCAGTTTTCGCGCGGCTGTCCCTTCACCTGCGATTTCTGCGATATCATCGTCGTTTTCGGCCGCAAGCCGCGCATTAAGACCAGTACGCAGGTCATCGCCGAGATGGAGGCCCTGCTCGCTTCCGGGATGGATACGGCCTTCATCGTCGACGACAATCTGATCGGCAACAAGAAGGCGATCAAGGAAGTGCTGCGGGATGTCGTCGCCTGGCAGGAGCGCCATCATTACCCGATGACGTTCCTGACGGAGGCGTCGATCGATCTGGCTGACGATGCCGAACTGATGCAGCTGATGGTCGATGCCAATATTCGTGTCGTCTTCATCGGTATCGAAACCCCGAACGAAGAGGCGCTGCGCGAAACCAAGAAGCTGCAGAACCTGCGCAAGGGCGGGACGATGTTGGAGAAAATCCACACGATCCAGCAGACCGGCATGGAAGTCTGGTGCGGCATGATCCTTGGCTTCGACAGCGACGATGCAACCATCTTCGATGCGCAGCGGGTTTTCATCAAGGATGCGCGCATCGTCAACGCCATGATCGGCATGCTGGCGGCAATTCCGAAGACGCCGCTCTATACGCGCCTCGCCAAGGAAGGCCGCCTCGATCACGACGATCCGCCCGCCTACGGCACCAATGTCATCCCGCTCAATCTCTCGCGCGAAACCCTGCGGGACGGATATCTTTCCGTTCTGAGCGATCTGCACGAGCCGGCCGCCTATTTCGATCGGCTGGATGCGCTTTACATCGATGCGGGTATCGAACCGGAAAGTACCCGCTTACGCCACCTGCGCCGCCATCCGCTGCGCCTGCTGGTACTCAACGCGACATGGGCGTTCGAGGCGGTCGGGATTTTCCTCAGATTGATGCGCCGGGTTAAGGAAGCCGATTTGCGCGCCGCTTACCGTGCGCGGCTTTTCAATCTCCTGCGGCATCGGCGCTCTCCCGTCGTCCTGCAAATCTATGCCATCAAATGCGCCATGCATTATCACGCCCATATCATGGTGCAGCAGATGCGCAGCGGCGGCGGCATCGTCAATTCGTTTTAG
- a CDS encoding sensor histidine kinase, producing the protein MMIASQPSLRWRLVSRLSFLQAIFLSLLAVLIVAALWATGSFISLQPEDETIDAISQSLGRDQNGALVLKETPALTARRGDLPGLWFAVRDRSGAVIQDGSVPPAYAAFGAALDGIGQARFGSNLGGSAVPAARLQWVSSPAGEVQVLTGMDGSVSTVRILGTVGIVFFSALLPLLIVTAIATMIAAPLVVRRAFSSLDSAVARAGQIDINRQGTRLPVDDVPREILPLVEAVNDALRRLDEGYERQKRLFSHLAHEWRTPVAILQARLDGLPAGPLKERLFEDTVRLATLAEQFLDLQRLNHRFEPALVDLVEVAEHVVSELAPLAIAANYEPCLVREEEVVEVLGDRMAIERAVANLVQNAIQHGDRHGRIAVHVGRATGITVSDEGSGIPQDERDRIFEPFHRLPGRGKGFGLGLNLVQEIARLHGGQVCVVDGPTGGATFRLSFPIAG; encoded by the coding sequence ATGATGATCGCAAGCCAACCTTCCCTGCGATGGCGTCTCGTATCGCGCCTGTCATTCCTGCAGGCGATTTTCCTGTCGCTGCTTGCGGTGCTCATCGTCGCCGCTCTGTGGGCGACCGGCAGTTTCATCTCGCTTCAGCCGGAAGACGAGACCATCGATGCCATCTCCCAGTCCCTCGGGCGCGATCAGAATGGCGCCCTTGTGCTAAAGGAGACACCGGCGCTTACGGCACGGCGCGGAGATTTGCCGGGTCTCTGGTTCGCCGTGCGTGATCGCAGCGGCGCTGTGATCCAAGACGGAAGCGTGCCGCCGGCCTATGCAGCGTTCGGCGCTGCGCTCGACGGCATCGGACAGGCCCGTTTCGGCAGCAACCTCGGCGGCAGTGCCGTGCCTGCCGCCCGGCTGCAATGGGTGTCGTCTCCGGCCGGCGAGGTCCAGGTTCTGACGGGAATGGACGGTTCCGTGTCGACGGTCCGCATCCTTGGTACGGTCGGCATCGTCTTCTTCAGCGCCCTTCTGCCGCTGTTGATCGTTACGGCGATCGCAACGATGATAGCAGCACCGCTCGTGGTTCGCCGCGCTTTTTCCTCGCTGGATTCCGCCGTTGCCCGCGCCGGGCAGATCGATATCAATCGCCAGGGTACGCGACTGCCGGTCGACGATGTCCCGCGCGAGATCCTGCCACTTGTCGAAGCCGTCAATGATGCGCTGAGGCGGCTGGACGAAGGCTATGAGCGGCAGAAGCGTCTTTTCTCCCATCTTGCCCATGAGTGGCGTACCCCGGTCGCGATCCTGCAGGCACGTCTCGATGGCCTGCCGGCAGGCCCTTTGAAAGAGCGGCTCTTCGAGGATACGGTTCGCCTTGCGACCCTTGCCGAGCAATTTCTCGATCTTCAGCGCCTCAATCATCGTTTCGAACCGGCTTTGGTCGATCTCGTGGAGGTTGCCGAGCACGTCGTTTCGGAGCTGGCACCGCTTGCGATCGCCGCCAATTACGAGCCCTGTCTCGTGAGGGAGGAGGAGGTGGTGGAGGTTCTCGGTGATCGCATGGCCATCGAGCGGGCCGTCGCCAATCTCGTGCAGAATGCGATCCAGCATGGCGACCGCCATGGCAGGATCGCCGTCCATGTCGGCCGTGCCACCGGCATCACCGTAAGCGACGAAGGAAGCGGTATTCCGCAGGACGAGCGGGACCGCATCTTCGAGCCGTTTCATCGCCTCCCCGGGCGCGGCAAAGGGTTCGGTCTTGGACTCAACCTCGTTCAGGAAATTGCCAGGCTCCACGGTGGACAGGTTTGCGTTGTCGACGGACCGACCGGAGGTGCGACTTTCAGATTGAGCTTCCCGATCGCCGGGTAG